TCCATTCCTTTTTAGCTGCATCATACTTCACATTGATAAAGTGTTTCTTGCTTTCATCCAAGTCCGGGAAGTCCAACTTGTGGTAATATCCGGGCCATCTTGACTCTTTTCTGGCAAGCCTTGTTTTCACGCATGCCAGGCCGACATACATCCTGTGGACAGCCTCCCAGGCCCTCATCAGCTCATGATTGTTCTTCGCAGTATTAACACCAAGCTTCTCTACGTCTTCTTCCAGGAAACCCAATTTCCAGACGGCTGTCTCAAGCATCTTGTCGGTTGTCTCATAACTGGTCTCCCAGCTCCCTGCATATTCACCCATGATCTTCTGCAGCCTGAATAAGAAACTGTGCGCTGAGATATAGTTTGGATTCACTTCTGCGCTTGTTGTGTATCCCTTCTTCTCCTCATAGAGGGCAACCGGCTTAAATACGATTTCCTTGAGTTTCTTTATCGTGTCATCAGATACAGTAGGCGTGTAGCCCTTATGGTCATAGGCGTACTTCACTGCTGACTTTGCTGCAATCCTTCCCTGCGCATGTGAACCGCTTGAGAACTTATGCGCAGATGCGCCTACGCCGCAGCCTGCTGTAAATAGACCCTTGACCGTAGTCATTAGGTTATACTGCTCAGGGAATGCATCAGCGTATTCCTTGGGCATCAGGTCATCAGCGCCGCGGACCCAGGCGCCGCAAGAGGCGGCATGTGAACCGATAAAGCAGGGGTCTCCCAACTGAAGCTCCGAAGGTTTTTCCAATGGGTCAATATTCAGCGAAGCCCAGAGGGTTGCGCCTGCAATCGTCATATCCAGGAAGTCCTCCCAGGATTCCTGTTCATACTTTTTAAGCTCTTTTTTCTGCGCCTTCGGGTCTGTGACCTCCTTTTTTATCCTCTCCGTTACCTTTTCCGTATGCATGAGCAAGGGCGACTTACCGGCCTTGGTTGCGAGGATCATCTCATAGTTTCTCACAGGAGTCGGACAGGGCTTTACCTTTGAATATGGCGCCCACTTATCTGTCTCTGATTTGTATGCAAAAACATATGGATCCCCATAAACATCCGTTGCAGGCGTCTTAAAGAGAAGGAAGAAGGTCCCGACGGGTCCATAGGCATCCTTGAACCTTGGAGGGATAAACGGCACATCCATCTGTGTAAGCTCACCGCCTGCCTGTAAAATGAGTGAATAAGTTGAACCTCCAAGCCACGGCGGCATCCAGGACCTCCCGAAGCCTTCACCCTGAGACCTGGGCCTGAATACATGGACCGCGCCGCCCAAACCGCAGTAAACCGCTTTTGCCTTAAACACGTAGAATTTGTCTTCCCTGACGCTGAAGCCCACCGCGCCGCAGACCTTGTCGGTCTCTTTCTCATCATTAAGCAGGTGCGTAATATAGACCCTCTCAATGAGCTGACCCTTATCACCGAGGGCGCCTAATGCGTTCTTTGCCGCCTCTGCCACGATGATCTTGTAGCTCTCGCCTGATATTGCTATCTGCCATGCGCCTGATTTAGCATAATTCCCTGCCTCATCCTTCCATATGGGAAGACCCCATTTATCAAAACTCTTGACAGAGGAATCCACGTGCCTTGCGACATCATAGACGATGTCCTGCCTTGTTAACCCCATCTGGTCATTCGTCACATATTTCACAAAATCTTCGGGTGTGTGCTGATCATGTGTGACCTTTCCATCCAATCCCATATAGGTATTAATGGCAGAAAGTCCCATGGCAACAGGACCGCTCCTGTCCACAGCGGCCTTATCTACCCAGGTTACCTTTAACCCCGCTGCCTTCGCCCAGTAGGAAGCCTCTACTACAGCGCCGCAGCCTCCCATCCCTCCACCGAGTATCAATATATCGGTATTAACAACCTCTGTTGCAAATTCTTTCATGTTTTCTCTCCTTTTTTATTTATTTTTTTGTCGGGAGCTCTTTTACTCCCAGCATATCCGGCTCTGAAAACAGCAATTGACTGTTTAAGTCCGCCACCTTTGCCTCAGGATACCCCTCAAGCGCCTTTATGGAACCCTCTGGTGTAGTCCTTATCGGATACTTGAATCTCTTGATCCTTCCATCCCTGTAGGTGATCGTCCACATGATGTCCTCTGTCCCTCTCAGGGGAGTTGATGAGGCGCCGAGGGGCATAAAGTCTGCATAACCCCTTACATCCATAGCCTGCTGGGGACATATCTTTACACAACAGTAGCACTCCCAGCAATAAGTAGGCTCCTGATTGTAGGCCTTCATCCTTTCCTTGTCCAGGAACATCAGGTCATTCGGGCAAATATACATACATGCAGTCTTATCCTGCCCTTTACAACCGTCGCATTTTTCTGTCATTACGTAACTTGGCATCTTTAATCCCTCCTTAAAAACGTTAAATTAGGATGACTAAATCCTTTCCTTATTAAACATTAAACAGAAGCGTTCTCTTTCTCCTCTTTGTTTGTCGTTCCACCTCCCTTCACGGTTTGATCGGTCTGTTGCATAGTTGTGAGCCGTTCCTGTGCAGGAACAGAGTTTGAATGAGCGATTTGAGGTAAGCGAGAGCGTCATAAAAATCCGAAAGAGAAAAATAGTTTCTAAAATTAGAATATTAATATCTTCTAATAACTATAGAAAGTAAAATTAATAGTTCTTATCCAATCTTTAGAAAATATTATAGGGACCTCTCGTCTACCCGGAACGAGACAATTTTATAAGAGATCCCGGATAGGAATTAAAATACTAATACGATCAAAAACAGGAATCAAGATAAAACATTAAAACCATACATTTGTAATTCTTATAAACGTATTAAGATATATAATTATTAATAATCATTATTGAACAAACAAGAGTAGAACGCTGTTTGATGACTGCTTCAATGATGGAACCTTTGGGGGATGCGGCTTTTGATGACCGTCAATCTTCATATTACCCGGGCGGCCAATGCATGGGCCGCCCGCCCAGCAGATGGATATGAAGGTGGAACACGGTCTGCCCGCCGTGAGGGCCGGTGTTGATCACGAGCCGGTAGCCTTTCTGATCCAGCTTGAGCCGTTTGGCGATCTCATGTGCGGCCCTCATCAGGTGGTGTAACAGTCCATCCGGCGCAGCATCAATCTCGTTTAAGGATTTAAGATGGACCCTGGGAATGATCAGGAGATGTACGGGGGCCTGTGGATTGACGTCCCGAAAGGCCAGGCAATGCTCATCTTCATAAACACGTTCCGCCTGCCGGTTACCGGAGACGATTTCGCAAAAGAGGCAGCCGTTCATTCTTTTCCCCTGTTTTTCCCCGATCTGCCGGCCAGCTCTCGATTGAATTCGTTGATGTATTTCTGAAATTGTTTGAAGCCCCGGGGGCCGACCTCGTGTTCGATTTTCTCCATGAACTCCCTGGAACGCCGGCCGTAGGACTCTCCAAGCTCTCGGGTAAAACGCTTGACCACCGCATCCGTATCCCGTAACTCATGACGGTCTTCACCGGGGATGTAAAAGAGAAGATTGTCCACGTAGCAGACGATCCGTTCCTCCAAGGTATTGGGGATAAAATCCCGGTGCGGAAGACCCAGGGCCGCTGTTTCTTCCTTGGCGATGCCCACGCCTATATGGGTCTCGCCGATTCTGGCCGCGGCCTCGGGAAAGCCATGCTCACGGATGATCTCTCCGCTCTTGACTCCGTGCTCCACAATACGGGATGCCCGGCTCCGTCCCACGTCGTGGAGGATGGCGCCTAATGTTAGGATGTCGAAGTCCACATGGGCCGTCCCAGGGAAAAGACGGGCCAGGAACAAAGAGGCATCGTGGACGATTCTTGCGTGCTCCAGGATCCCATCCTTCCATTCGGGTTTGTATTCGGCGGCCGTCTTCTTTAGAAGATCCCAGGCCCTTTCGGCTTCCTTTTCTTTCATAGCATATTCCGTCCTCATGGATTCATCAATGGATGGATAATCTATTTACATAAAAATGGGGGCCGTTGTCAATCAAGAAGCAGCAGATGACATAAAAATGAGCAAGTGCTATACTCCGATAAAAAGAAAATCGTGACGTAAGAAGATTAGGTGGACAATCAGGCGTTTTCCTTATTTTGGAGCATCTTATGACCCCATCCGGATTCAACCCTGCGGAAAGAATCAAAGAGATCAGCACCGCCTACTGGAGATCCCAGGCCCTGTTTGTCGCCCTGCGGCTGAACGTGTTCAAGGAGATCGGAGATCGGACCGTTCCGCTGCAGGTTCTATGCCCCAGGCTGGGCGTGACTCCTGACGCACTGGAGCGGCTCCTGCTGCCGCTCATCGCACTCGGGCTGCTGAGAAAGACCGAACAGGGATACGCCGTTCCTGAAGCGTTCAGGCCCTGCCTGACTTCTGAAGGGGAGAAAGACCTGAGTGCATCCATAGCGCACATGGAACACCTTCAGGCCAAGTGGATGAGACTGGAAACGTCCGTGCGTACCGGGAAGCCCCTGGCGCCGGATTCCGATCTTACCGACGCAGAGATAAAAGAGAATACCGGGAATTTTATGGCGGCCATGGAGTCCCTGGCCTCGACCGTGGCCGAAGAACTGGTGAGGCGCTTTCCGCTGCAGGGGAATGAAGAGATCCTCGATCTCGGGTGCGGCCCCGGAACCTATTTCAGAAAATTTCTTCAAACCTATCCCGGCGTTCAGGCCACAGCCGTGGATGCAGAAGATGTCATTCCGATCACCCGGCGGCTTGCCGGGAAGCAGGGCCTTCTCGACCGGGTGACCTTCATCCCCGGAGATTTTCTTGAGCTCTCGTTCAAAAAGGATCATTACCATCCGGCGCTGCTTTCCAATGTCATCCATATCTATCCTCCGGAGGTCGTTTTAGATCTCTTAAGGAAGGTCTATGTCCTTCTCAGGCCCGGCGGGACCCTCCTCATCAACGATTTTTTCACGGATGAAACCGGCACGCATCCCCTTTGGGGAGCGCTCTTCTCCCTGAACATGCTGCTCAACACAGAGGGAGGGAGGAACTACCGTCTCGATCAAGGGGAGGCCTTTCTCAAGGAAGCAGGCTTTTCGGGTATCCGTGCCCAAACCCTCTGTATGGATTCCACGCTCCTGATCGGGAAGAAATCGGTGTGAGGAATGGGTATCGATCCGGACTTCCGCCGATCTGAAAGATCATGTAGACCGGTGAGAAATCGCTTGACTTTGCCATGAGGGTCAATACAATATAACAAAATATAAGAGCGGGAATAACTCAGTGGTAGAGTGTCAGCTTCCCAAGCTGAAGGTCGCGGGTTCGAATCCCGTTTCCCGCTCCAGGATGATCAGGAGCTGGTGAACGTCCATTCACCACTCCTTTTTTATTTTTTCTCAGAGCTCCCCTTGGTTGGTGAAAAGTATTTTATTTTCAGGTGGAATTGTGTACACTGATCCCCCATGGATGGAGGTTGCCTTGATCAACTCGTTCCGGAGCCGCTTTCCCGCGGCGGCAGCCGGCCGCCTTGCCGTCCATGATGCATTGCTCTTTTCCAGACGGACACGGCCGGGGAGAGACAGCCATGAATAGATCTCTGAATATCCGATCCATGCTTTGTAGTTTGGCGCTGATCTCCCTCTGCCTGACCGGATGTGAGGAACCCGATAGGGTCTCCGGCCCCCATGACCGGATCAAGGTGGTGGCCAGCATTTTTCCCCTCTCGGATTTCGTCCGGAACGTGGGCGGAGAGAGGGTCGAGGTCCTGACCCTTCTCCCTCCGGCTGCAAGCCCTCATGTCTATTCCCCGGCGCCCAGAGACCTTGCCCGGCTGCAGGATGCCCGGCTCTTCGTCAAGATCGGTCTCGGGTTTGAGTTCTGGGCAGGTAACCTGGCTCATGCCGGCGCCGCCCCCGGCCTTGCCGAGGTTGATACATCCCAAGGAATGGAGGTCATTGAGGAGACCGAAACCGGGCATGGGCGCCCGGCCGGGAATCCTCATATCTGGCTGGACCCGGTTCTGGCCATGGAACAGGTGAAAAGGATCAAAGAGGCCCTGGTGAAGATAGATCCGGCGCACCAGGCCGAATATGAAAAAAATACTGAAACCTATCTCAATCAGCTCAAGGTCCTCAATCTTGAGATCAGGAACCGGGTCAAAAGCTTCAGGGTCAATGCCTTCATTTCCTTCCACCCCTCCTGGACCTACTTTGCAAAACGGTATGGCCTGGTCGAGGCCGGCGTGATCGAAACCTCCCCGGGGAGGGAGCCGGCGCCCGGCGAACTCATGAAGATCGTGCAGGGTGTCAAGGCGTCAGGCGTGAAGGTGATATTCGCCGAACCGCAGTTGAACCCCAAGACGGCTGATGTGGTCGCCTCCGAGGTCGGGGGCCGGGTCTTTCTGCTGGATCCGATCGGATCCCCTGAACACGAGGACCGGTCCACCTATCTCAAGCTGATGCGCTATAACCTTGCAATCATGCAGCAGGCTTTCGGGGGGCCGTGATTGGAGGATTTTTTAATGGGAACAGACCGGCAGGTCATGGTAGAGACCCGGAACCTGGATGTGGAGATCAATGGTTACCCGGTGCTTCAGGGGGTGAACCTGAAGGTCGAGGAGCAGTCCTTCACCGGACTGATCGGGCCCAACGGCGGGGGAAAGACCACGCTCTTGAGGGCGATCCTCGGACTCATCCGTCCGGATCGGGGAGAGGTCTTGATCCAGGGGGTCCCTCTCGGGACCGGAGAAAGCCGCTCCTGGATCATGGGGTATGTCCCCCAGCAGATCAACATAGACAGGCGTTTTCCGGTCTCGGTCCTGGACACGGTGATCATGGGGAGGTACGGGAAGATCGGGATCGGGCGCCGTCCGAAAAAATATGACCGTGACATGGCCATGGCCTGCCTCGATAAGGTAGGGATGATTCATCTATCAGGCCAGCAGATCGGGAGCCTTTCCGGAGGGGAGAAACAGCGTGTCTTTATCGCGCGGTCGCTTTGCGCCGAACCCAGGGTCCTGATCCTGGACGAGCCTGTGGCCGCGGTTGATCTCGCCGCACAGGACAGTTTCTACCGGCTTCTGCAGCAGCTCCGCAAGGAGTACGCCCTGACCGTCATCATGACTACCCACGATATCGGGGTG
This Nitrospirae bacterium CG2_30_53_67 DNA region includes the following protein-coding sequences:
- a CDS encoding adenylyl-sulfate reductase subunit alpha translates to MKEFATEVVNTDILILGGGMGGCGAVVEASYWAKAAGLKVTWVDKAAVDRSGPVAMGLSAINTYMGLDGKVTHDQHTPEDFVKYVTNDQMGLTRQDIVYDVARHVDSSVKSFDKWGLPIWKDEAGNYAKSGAWQIAISGESYKIIVAEAAKNALGALGDKGQLIERVYITHLLNDEKETDKVCGAVGFSVREDKFYVFKAKAVYCGLGGAVHVFRPRSQGEGFGRSWMPPWLGGSTYSLILQAGGELTQMDVPFIPPRFKDAYGPVGTFFLLFKTPATDVYGDPYVFAYKSETDKWAPYSKVKPCPTPVRNYEMILATKAGKSPLLMHTEKVTERIKKEVTDPKAQKKELKKYEQESWEDFLDMTIAGATLWASLNIDPLEKPSELQLGDPCFIGSHAASCGAWVRGADDLMPKEYADAFPEQYNLMTTVKGLFTAGCGVGASAHKFSSGSHAQGRIAAKSAVKYAYDHKGYTPTVSDDTIKKLKEIVFKPVALYEEKKGYTTSAEVNPNYISAHSFLFRLQKIMGEYAGSWETSYETTDKMLETAVWKLGFLEEDVEKLGVNTAKNNHELMRAWEAVHRMYVGLACVKTRLARKESRWPGYYHKLDFPDLDESKKHFINVKYDAAKKEWKTIERPMIPIV
- a CDS encoding adenylyl-sulfate reductase subunit beta — translated: MPSYVMTEKCDGCKGQDKTACMYICPNDLMFLDKERMKAYNQEPTYCWECYCCVKICPQQAMDVRGYADFMPLGASSTPLRGTEDIMWTITYRDGRIKRFKYPIRTTPEGSIKALEGYPEAKVADLNSQLLFSEPDMLGVKELPTKK
- a CDS encoding histidine triad nucleotide-binding protein, giving the protein MNGCLFCEIVSGNRQAERVYEDEHCLAFRDVNPQAPVHLLIIPRVHLKSLNEIDAAPDGLLHHLMRAAHEIAKRLKLDQKGYRLVINTGPHGGQTVFHLHIHLLGGRPMHWPPG